TTTGCTGGCTTCCGAACCAAAGATTCTTTTAAATGAAAAGTCCGTAAAAGGGCTGATGTAAGTGGATTTTGTGTTCTGCGTCTGAATCATATTTGAAATGTTAGAAGCAAACGTAATCAACTGATTCAATAAGTTGGTAACTTATAAATGATTATTATTCAGTGCTTTATGTCAATAGTTTGAGTGATATTTCAATGTTTTGAGTAATTGTTGTTAAATTGAGTTATGATGGCATCGTATTTTTTACGATACATCTGTAAGCAGCGGTTTAGGGAAACGGTGCACTTTTCCGGGATAGTTGCACACCCGAAGCGCAGTTGCGCAAATTACCCAAGATTATCTGTTATAAATTCCTGCTAATTTCCAGTAAATTGCATCGTGAGAATGCGCGAGTCAGATTATGCTAAATATACCGATGGCAAATTAGCAGCCCTTTTGCAACAGGGCGATGCGTATGCCTACACGGAGATATTTGAGCGGTACAAAGTCTTGCTGTACAAGCATGCTTACCGTTTGCTGGGCGATGAGGACGAGGCCAGCGACATTATTTCTGATCTTTTTCTCGCTTTGTGGCAGAAAAAAGGGGCGCTGAACCTAAAGGTGTCTCTGTCGTCTTACCTGTACGGCGCGGTAAGGAACCGGGTGTTCGATCTGATGACGCACCAGAAGGTTATTGCACGCTATCTGGATTCTATAGGCGATTTTGTGAAGCAGGGCCGCTATGAAACCGACGAGAGCATCAGGGCCAAGGAACTGGCTGCCATCATTGAACGGGAGATTGCTTCGTTGCCCCCGAAAATGCGAGAGGTCTTTGAACTAAGCAGGAGCGGTGAACTTTCTTACAGGGAGATCAGTGAGATGCTGAATATCTCTGAGGGAACGGTTAAACAGCAGGTGCACAATGCTTTAAAAATCCTTCGGCCAAAAATTAATTCTTTTTTGGTTTTCTTTCTATAACCCAGCCCTGGCTTGGCCGTCATAATAGTATAAAGGATAATAGGCCTTTGCACTATGGACCAACAAGAAATCAAATCCTTACTGGAAAAATACCGGAGCGGCACCTGTTCTGAACAGGAAAAGGCGATCCTGGAGAGCTGGTATAATCAGCAGGCAGCCCAACGGCCTTTAAACCTGACTGAAGAACGGCTTGAGCTGAACCTGAAGGAGGTGAGCAACAGACTGCCGTTGAAATATCCTGCTCGTCAAAAGCGGTTATGGCCGCGTATTGCTGCTGCAGCGTCTATCGTCGCTATTTTAGGAGCCTCACTCATGTATTACCAGGTGAGACAATCCGGGCAGCAACTTAATTTGACGGCTGAGCAGGATATTGCTCCGGGGGGCAACAAGGCTTACCTGACGCTGGCAGACGGCAGAAAAATCTCACTGACAGAAGCGGCCAACGGTCAGATCGCCGGTCAGGCCGGCATAACCATTACCAAGACGGCCGACGGGCAATTGGTGTATTCTGTCGCAGGTAATGCGCGTGGCGCTGCTGCTGCGGGCTACAATACCATCGAAACGCCGAAGGGCGGGCAGTATCGGGTACAACTCCCTGATGGCACGGAGGTTTGGCTCAACGCCCAATCTTCACTGCGCTATCCGGCTTCTTTTGAGGCGCTGAACGAACGCCGTGTTGAACTTTCGGGTGAGGGATACTTTGAGGTAGCTAAAGATAGGGCGCATCCTTTTATCGTGAAAAGCGGTGATCAGGAGGTAAAAGTATTGGGTACACATTTTAATATCAGCAATTATGCGGACGAGCCGGCCGTGAAAACAACCTTACTGGAAGGATCGGTGCAGTTGAACGGTAAGACGGTATTAAAGCCGGGCCAGCAGGCAAGCATTCCGGCCTCGGGTGAGATCAGCATCAGCCGGGTAGACATGGAGGAGGCGATAGCCTGGAAGAATGGCAAATTCATCTTTGCGGACGAAAATATTCAGAGCATTATGCGCAAGTTGTCGCGCTGGTACAACGTAGAGGTGCACTATGAGGGTGCGCCGCCAACGGAAACCTTTACGGCTTCTATTGGCCGTTTTGACCGTATCAGTAAAATACTCGATAAATTATCGTACACCAATAATGTTCACTTTAAACTAGAAGGGAGGAGGGTTACGGTTATGAAATAGTGCTACTATTACGCGCCGGAGCCTTTATAAAAGTAAAGCGAGAGTGCTTCGACCTACTCCCGCTTCTGTATGGCATCCGGCTGAACTCATTTTTTCGAATAGACATCAACTTTAAACCAAACATTCAAAATTAATGAAATTTAACGGAAATTATCTGGGCGGCAGGCCATTGGCCCTGCCCAGGCAAATACTACGGGTTATGAAACTTACCATGCTGCTGATGAGCGTTTGCCTTTTACAAGTGAGTGCCATAACCAAGGCCCAGGTTTACT
This region of Pedobacter faecalis genomic DNA includes:
- a CDS encoding FecR family protein, encoding MDQQEIKSLLEKYRSGTCSEQEKAILESWYNQQAAQRPLNLTEERLELNLKEVSNRLPLKYPARQKRLWPRIAAAASIVAILGASLMYYQVRQSGQQLNLTAEQDIAPGGNKAYLTLADGRKISLTEAANGQIAGQAGITITKTADGQLVYSVAGNARGAAAAGYNTIETPKGGQYRVQLPDGTEVWLNAQSSLRYPASFEALNERRVELSGEGYFEVAKDRAHPFIVKSGDQEVKVLGTHFNISNYADEPAVKTTLLEGSVQLNGKTVLKPGQQASIPASGEISISRVDMEEAIAWKNGKFIFADENIQSIMRKLSRWYNVEVHYEGAPPTETFTASIGRFDRISKILDKLSYTNNVHFKLEGRRVTVMK
- a CDS encoding RNA polymerase sigma factor: MRESDYAKYTDGKLAALLQQGDAYAYTEIFERYKVLLYKHAYRLLGDEDEASDIISDLFLALWQKKGALNLKVSLSSYLYGAVRNRVFDLMTHQKVIARYLDSIGDFVKQGRYETDESIRAKELAAIIEREIASLPPKMREVFELSRSGELSYREISEMLNISEGTVKQQVHNALKILRPKINSFLVFFL